In Mangrovibacterium diazotrophicum, one genomic interval encodes:
- a CDS encoding FtsL-like putative cell division protein translates to MSEETGHIDKGKKGRPILKSFLGGSILASEKALSQIPFVLFIVFLFILIIANRYWSEKTLTEMEAVQDSIKELRASSVTFETELMRMNRPSEIANKVYDGGLDLVEPQEPPRRLSVEKLKK, encoded by the coding sequence ATGAGCGAAGAAACAGGCCATATCGATAAGGGGAAAAAAGGAAGACCAATTCTGAAGTCGTTTCTTGGAGGGAGTATCTTGGCGAGCGAAAAAGCACTGAGCCAGATTCCCTTCGTGTTGTTTATAGTCTTCTTGTTTATCCTGATTATCGCCAATCGCTACTGGTCGGAAAAAACCCTCACCGAGATGGAAGCTGTGCAGGACTCGATTAAAGAGCTTCGCGCTTCGTCGGTGACTTTTGAGACGGAGTTGATGCGCATGAACCGGCCGTCGGAGATTGCCAACAAGGTTTATGATGGTGGATTGGATTTGGTAGAACCGCAAGAGCCTCCGCGCAGGTTGTCGGTTGAAAAGCTGAAAAAGTAA
- the rsmH gene encoding 16S rRNA (cytosine(1402)-N(4))-methyltransferase RsmH: protein MEQVYHIPVLLNESIEGLNIQGDGDYVDVTFGGGGHSREILKNLKSGRLFGFDQDEDAAANAFDDERFIFIRHNFKYIRNFLRYKGVDQVDGILADLGVSSHDFDVAERGFSFRFSGDLDMRMNRNSSKTAADIVNSSSEEDLIRIFKDYGEVENARRLVRQILSARQVKPIRTIDQFKEAIAPCVPKKTETKYLAKVFQALRIETNGELDVLKDFLEQSMELLKPGGRLVVITYHSLEDRLVKNFIKAGNFEGKQEKDFYGNVASALQAVNRKVIVPTEEEIERNPRARSAKLRIAEKV from the coding sequence ATGGAGCAAGTATATCACATACCGGTTTTATTGAATGAGAGTATCGAAGGATTGAACATTCAAGGCGATGGTGACTACGTCGATGTTACCTTTGGGGGAGGTGGTCACTCTCGTGAAATTTTGAAAAATCTGAAAAGCGGCCGACTGTTCGGTTTTGATCAGGATGAAGATGCCGCTGCGAACGCGTTCGATGATGAACGTTTTATTTTTATCCGACACAATTTTAAATACATCCGAAATTTTTTGCGGTACAAGGGAGTCGATCAGGTCGATGGGATTCTGGCCGACCTTGGTGTTTCATCGCATGATTTCGATGTGGCAGAGCGCGGTTTTTCATTTCGCTTTTCGGGCGACCTGGATATGCGCATGAATCGCAATTCTTCCAAAACGGCAGCCGACATTGTGAATTCGTCGTCTGAAGAAGATCTGATTCGAATCTTTAAAGATTACGGCGAAGTGGAAAATGCACGTCGTTTGGTTCGGCAGATTCTGTCTGCACGTCAGGTGAAGCCAATCCGCACGATCGATCAGTTTAAAGAAGCGATCGCGCCTTGTGTTCCGAAGAAGACAGAAACAAAATATCTCGCCAAGGTTTTTCAAGCCCTGCGTATTGAAACGAATGGCGAGCTGGATGTCTTGAAGGATTTCCTGGAGCAAAGCATGGAGTTGTTGAAGCCGGGCGGAAGACTGGTTGTCATTACTTATCATTCACTGGAAGACCGCCTGGTAAAGAATTTTATCAAGGCCGGAAACTTTGAAGGTAAGCAGGAGAAGGATTTCTATGGAAATGTCGCCTCCGCTTTGCAGGCGGTCAATCGAAAAGTGATTGTGCCGACAGAAGAAGAAATTGAGCGGAATCCGCGGGCTCGAAGTGCAAAACTCAGAATAGCTGAAAAAGTATGA
- a CDS encoding division/cell wall cluster transcriptional repressor MraZ, producing MNFSAEKSATFDEKGRVVLPADYKNEMGGSIPGARLAIEIDPYEKCLNIYPMEAWERRLAGFTEKLNPNNRAHSRLLDMLYRNFKIIQVPDSCRMNFPNNFLEKVGIKKDVVFVGQGQRIRLWDVDQFDQYLNSMEDFSTMFEKEFGGNVDL from the coding sequence ATGAACTTCTCAGCAGAAAAAAGCGCAACATTTGACGAAAAAGGACGCGTCGTTCTGCCCGCCGATTACAAAAATGAAATGGGGGGCAGTATTCCCGGTGCCCGCTTGGCCATCGAGATAGACCCGTATGAGAAGTGCTTGAATATTTACCCGATGGAAGCGTGGGAGCGGCGTTTGGCTGGTTTTACCGAGAAGTTAAATCCGAACAATCGTGCACATAGCCGCTTGTTGGATATGCTCTATCGTAATTTTAAAATCATCCAGGTTCCCGATAGTTGCCGCATGAATTTTCCAAACAATTTCCTCGAAAAAGTGGGGATTAAGAAAGATGTGGTGTTTGTTGGTCAGGGGCAAAGAATTCGTTTGTGGGATGTGGATCAGTTTGATCAGTATCTGAATTCGATGGAGGATTTCAGTACGATGTTCGAGAAGGAGTTTGGTGGAAATGTTGATTTGTAA
- a CDS encoding 1-acyl-sn-glycerol-3-phosphate acyltransferase encodes MAKEQENKLKPINVKALFNEKNPKIARLLPGFIYRYINRIGHIDECNEIITNYGHLKGVEFAQKTVEHFGVSEEVCGIENVPTNGRYIFVANHPLGGFDALLLISNVYKRIGDLRFLVNDVLMKITPLANIFVPINKHGAHSREAARAIEETYKSDKQILIFPAGLASRRIKGKVVDTDWKKHFIQKSVEHKRDVIPVHISGQNSGFFYNLSNIRTALGIKWNLEMFYLSDETFRHKGAKFTLTFGKPIPYTTFNNSKTAKEWADKVREILYALPNSEKP; translated from the coding sequence ATGGCGAAGGAACAGGAAAACAAGCTAAAGCCGATAAACGTCAAGGCTTTATTTAACGAAAAGAACCCTAAAATAGCCCGACTTTTGCCGGGATTCATATACCGGTACATCAACCGGATTGGACACATCGACGAATGTAACGAGATTATCACCAATTACGGCCACCTGAAGGGCGTTGAATTTGCACAAAAAACTGTTGAACACTTTGGGGTAAGCGAAGAAGTTTGCGGAATCGAAAACGTACCGACCAACGGACGCTACATTTTTGTCGCCAACCACCCGCTCGGAGGATTCGACGCGTTACTGCTCATCAGCAATGTCTACAAGCGCATTGGCGACCTTCGTTTTTTAGTGAACGATGTATTGATGAAAATCACACCACTGGCCAACATCTTTGTGCCGATCAACAAACACGGAGCACACAGCCGCGAGGCAGCCCGTGCGATCGAGGAAACCTACAAATCAGATAAGCAGATTTTGATTTTCCCGGCAGGATTAGCCAGCCGACGAATCAAAGGAAAAGTTGTAGATACAGACTGGAAGAAACATTTCATTCAGAAATCTGTCGAACATAAACGCGACGTCATTCCAGTACACATCAGTGGTCAAAACTCCGGTTTCTTTTACAATCTATCCAACATTCGTACTGCACTGGGCATCAAATGGAACCTGGAAATGTTCTATTTATCAGACGAGACTTTTCGTCACAAAGGAGCTAAATTCACCTTAACCTTTGGAAAACCAATCCCCTACACAACATTCAACAACAGCAAAACGGCCAAAGAATGGGCCGACAAAGTCCGGGAGATATTGTATGCCTTACCAAATTCCGAAAAGCCCTAA
- a CDS encoding GNAT family N-acetyltransferase, whose product MKDIAAPVAKSAILAELTPEKLLRKTNKGANEIYVVTYHDSPNIMHEIGRLREITFREAGGGTGKDLDIDQYDTQENPYRQLIVWDPDSQEILGGYRYILCDGLPLDENGEVKLATARLFHFSDKFMKEYMPHTLELGRSFVQPAYQSSKAGAKALFALDNLWDGLGALTVDHPEIKYFFGKVTMYTHFNVEARNMILYFFEKYFNDSEKLVYPKKPMLINMDRDALAKIFSGGSYDADYRILTQKVRELGENVPPLINAYMNLSPSMKTFGTILNDRFGDVEETGIIVTIKDIYDAKRDRHIETYIKDKGDAFPEIK is encoded by the coding sequence ATGAAGGATATTGCTGCACCGGTCGCAAAAAGTGCGATTCTGGCGGAACTGACGCCTGAGAAGCTACTACGCAAGACCAACAAAGGTGCCAATGAGATCTACGTGGTGACCTACCACGACTCCCCCAATATTATGCATGAAATTGGTCGCTTACGCGAAATCACCTTCCGGGAAGCCGGCGGGGGAACTGGTAAGGACCTCGACATAGATCAATATGACACCCAGGAAAACCCATACAGACAATTGATCGTTTGGGATCCGGATTCTCAGGAGATTCTTGGTGGCTACAGATACATCTTGTGTGATGGACTTCCGTTGGACGAAAACGGCGAAGTAAAACTGGCGACAGCCCGTTTGTTCCATTTCTCCGATAAGTTTATGAAAGAATACATGCCACACACACTGGAACTGGGACGTTCATTCGTGCAACCAGCTTACCAATCGAGCAAGGCTGGCGCGAAAGCACTGTTCGCATTGGACAACCTGTGGGACGGACTGGGCGCATTGACAGTGGATCACCCGGAAATCAAATATTTCTTCGGAAAAGTGACCATGTACACACACTTCAACGTTGAAGCCAGAAACATGATCCTGTATTTCTTCGAGAAATATTTCAACGATTCTGAGAAACTGGTTTACCCTAAAAAGCCGATGTTGATCAATATGGATCGCGATGCACTTGCGAAAATCTTCAGTGGCGGCTCATACGATGCCGACTACCGCATCCTCACCCAGAAGGTGCGCGAATTGGGAGAAAACGTTCCACCGCTCATCAACGCATACATGAACCTGAGTCCGTCAATGAAAACATTCGGTACGATTTTGAACGACCGTTTTGGCGACGTGGAAGAAACCGGAATCATCGTAACCATCAAAGATATTTACGACG